Within the Phaseolus vulgaris cultivar G19833 chromosome 9, P. vulgaris v2.0, whole genome shotgun sequence genome, the region tagaataatttctcctaatcaatatgggtttgtgcagAGTAGACAAATTCAAGATtgtattggtattgcttctgaagctattatcatgctttctaaaaaggttaaaGGAGGTAAtctggcttacaaagttgatattcataaagcctttgacattctgagttggaagttcttattacTAGTTTTGGCAcactttggttttcacccctcgtttgtcagttgaattagtacaattctccgttcagctatgctttctatcatAATAAATGACAGTTTGGTTGGTTTTTTCCTTGCAGTAGAGGTGTCAGACAAGGTGATTCTTTAtctcctttacttttttgtCTTGCAGAGATATCTccaagcttgtgaatgataaaaaaaaattacatatggctagtccgcaaggttatctcactcctTCTCGTATTTTATATGCTAATGACATATTTGTTTTTTGTAGGGGGGGATactaagtctcttagaaatttgagtatttttattaaaacatatggtgatttttctggtcaatatgttaataactctaaaagtagttttttcaccatggataattctgcaaggtttgtcaccaaaattcaatgtattttttcttgtaatcatggttgtttgcctttcaattatttaggagtgccaatatttgttggtgctccaaagtgtcaatttcttcaacctttggtcgataaagtcaaattgaagctaacatcttggaaaggtaaatctcttagcatgatgggtcggatTCAGTTGGTCAATGTGGTGATTACAAGATTTCTATCTTATAGTtgtaatatgtataaatgaccTATTTCACTTCTTAACCAAGTTGAGTAATGGTgtcgaaattttattttgaatggtgatattctgaaaaaagacATAGTCATTGTGAATTGTGATACAATTTGTTCTCCTCTTGggaatggaggtttgaagattattaatcttcgtcatgaaaataatgcatatcttcttaagcttgcttgaaactttgcttatagcaacaagccttggtcttttctcctgaaagtcagggttcttaaatcaaaatacgagtatagaatggtttatagatccttaTCTCTTTGGCATGGAATTAAgtagttttattctactatacttgattatacttcttggactgttggtacatgtacttttattaatttctcgaatgataaatggtgttctactacttctttaggcaaatattgcagggttatctgatggggCTAGCATTctggatacagtctctcagttttggatagtttgtgattggaatattcccttgtcTTCGCAACTGAtgccttatttttttaatcatatcatgaatagggaggaacaggatattcctaattggattctaaatgagtatggtcgtttcactcttaaatcaattaagacttttttcttggaaccaagagttccatgtggttggggtaaattcatttggtcttcatctattccaccttccaaaactctattactctggaaagtttttcatggacAACTTCCTACAGAccaacatattcagaataaaggtttgcatatatgttctatgtgtacgctttgtgaaaaacatgagaaatctattcaacatttattttttgaatgttctaatattttgcatatttggagttgagtTCAAGAGATTTTtctcacttctcatttctctaataatgatgatcttctttcttttattaagagtgatgataatcctttggttaaattgattaggcttgttgtaataattttttctagttatatgatatggcgtatgaagaattatgctagatttcaggataagattgaggtttttAAGGCTTTTAGTTTAATTCTTCTAAACATTACTTTTTAATCTTAGTtcctataaatatatttattttattttattttaatccataataataatatcattagtAATGTGATTACTTATATAATaacatcattaaaaaaattgattaattttgaTAGCAGTGTAATAGAGAAAATTAATAGCTAGAGCCATAGGACAAACTAgggataaaaacaaaattatcccTATTTTAAGGTGaggaaaacaatttatttaaacatttatatattatcCTAATTTTTTTATGCTATTTCAAACTTGGTTAAAAATATTCTGAATTAGTTCAGTctcattttttccttttccccAAAATGGatgaaacaaaaaattggatctTTCAATCAAAATCACTGCTATCTTATAAGAATGTTCTTTTTTATGTGCTTATCTTGTTATTCCCTTAACATGTCCAAAACTGTGAGTTATGATCTAAAAAAGTTGTAACAGCTGTATTtgtctttatttaaaaatataaattatacttttatatcctaaaatttagaataaattcTCTTTTAGTATttcaaattaagaaaatattccAATCCTGAAATTCAGTAAAAATGTGAATTTAatcattaaatttaaaacattaaaaatggTTTTAAAAAGTAGGAAATAGAatcatttttctattttgagataaaaaagtaaactcttttttttcaaatttgtaaccAAATTCAATGTTATCAGAAAGTTTCAGACATAATTAagccttaaaaaaatattatatctgTGTTCGAAGTGAATGATAGAAGATTGAAACCTGAAAAATAGTCAATGTGGGTCAAAACGGATAAAGTCAAGTCGTGGTTTTCGAGACTCAGGTGGTTTTAATTCTTTTCACACGTGTGtctgtgtgtgtatatatatataaaagaacaaAGATCCCGGTTCCTGCGACGGCAGAATGAGTAGGTTCAAATAATGTGGGCCATATTGTGGATGACATTGAAGGAGGGGAATTTCTGCTGAAAAGTTAATTGCTCTGACCGTTGGTAATGAGGTTTAGATCTTTCGAGCCGACTGCATCAGAGACAAAAGCTACAaactttttgtgtttttttctgGTAAAATTCTCTTTCCCTGAACCTGTGATGTTGTGGGTATAGTTGAGGTATGGCTGCAATGGGGTTTCGTGGGAGAAATTCTGTGACCCCAAAGTACTCTTTGTTTGAGTCATGGGTTTTTTGCCCCTCGTTGTTCAATGTTCCTTTGATAATTGAGTTCTTGAGCGTTTTCTGTATCAAGAACAAAGTTTTTTTCTTGTTTGGGTTTTGGGTCGGGAATAGGGTTTGTGGGGTTAATTTTTTCTACCCTTCCTCTCAACCCAATTGCTGAATTTGAATTTGTGCGTGCCCTGATATATGTGTCTTGTTTGTGAATTGTGACGTGCTGTAACATATGAAACCTTGGCGAGGAACCCTGTCGCCTGCTTTTGATGTGTTATGCTTGGTGTGTTGAAGAGTTTATGTGGGGTAGATTAGtgtttgaaaagaagttagaataACATTTATTGAggagatgatgatgatgatgatgatgattttgATCATGTGAGGATCAATAGAGCCCTAAATGAGAATCTGGGTTAAACAGAGGCGGAGGAAGACTGAATAATCTGTTGCTAGAAACCATTTAAAACACCACGAGTTAAAATGTTCTGTATTAGTTTgctaattaaaatgaatttactTCATAAATAAATAGCATAACAAAAAGAACATAGAAATTTTAGTGTAAATAGTGAGTCACGCTTTTCTCCCCTTTCTGGTAACATCTCAGTTGTTGAATTCATTCACAATCATTTTTCTTTGCTAAATGTCTGCCATTGCTTTAGTTAAAAAAAGATTCTGCTAGTTATGTCACATTTATCATATTCTGTTTCAGCTTTATTTTGAACTAGTCCTTGGGTCTATATATTATTACATATTGGAGTCACAAGCACTGGTAGGTGAGGGGAAAGGTGTACCTAGTTAAAATTCAAACCCTGACAGCATTATTGTATCTGAAGCTTAAAGACTTGAGTCAAGTTCAATTAAATTACAAGCATGTTGGTTGCTCACTGTTATTTACCTTTAAAGTTCTGGATATTTCATGGTAATTCTTATAACAAACTTAATAAATTAATGGTTTTTGAGGGAATACTAAGTGTGAAATTTTCATGGAGGACTATCACAGTGGCCAAGCAGTGATGTTCCATTTGTTATCATATAAAAGGATATTAGTTTTAGGGGCTGATTTGCTGTTGTACATGCAGTGACTGAAGGTAAAGCCAAGATATTGTGTTTGTGCTGTTGTCTTACATGTCTAGTTTTTTTTTGCCAGAGTTCTAAGCTCTAACATCTGGGCTATGGATGATAGACGAGAAAATTTGTTATCATCCACCTTGCCCAGCCAGCTGTTATCAATTGACGAGGAACTATGGCAGATGGCTGAAGAGAGGGCACAAGAGATACTATGGACAATTGAACCAAATGTATTATCTGAGGTGAACAGAAAGGATGTTATTGATTATGTTCAGAAGCTGATCAGAGGTTGCTATGGCTCTGAGGTTAGAGGATTTTGATCCAATTAtcatatttgtaaatttaattgCCGGAGTTGGCTTTCTACATCTGGTCTTTTGTTCATTTAACGAAGTTGCTTTCTTTCCCTCATAATTagttgtgtgttcttgtttcGCTTGCTGCTTTAAATTGTTTGTACATAATTAGATGCACTTTGATGTATGCTaagaatattcttttatattttgtagAAATGATTGAtggattttttttcctttctcctGTCATACTTTTCTTTTAAGGGCCGTTAGATTTGAAtgtgattttattatttattccaCTATCTTAACATGATTTTACAACCATATTGTTGCCTCTTTTATACTTCTACCCTACCTTACATGTGCAGATTGATGCCTTACCCTATCGACTCCATCCATTTCTCCTTTTATATTTCGATAtctaaaaaacataaaaaatcatGTTATCATTTGCAAGTCTTATGATCAACATAATCTTATTTTTATGGGCTGGCTTAAAATTTTCATGCTAGGTTttagtttagggtttagtttCCTTTACACTGTGCTCTTCCTCTCACCTTGACTGACCACCACTAAAGAAAGCTTCTTTTGCAATTTATATGAATTGATACTTCATGGAATCACAAGCATGCAAGCATAAATTGTCCCCAACCAGCCCAAAATTTACTGCCTGGATTCAAAAATATGTGCAACCTGTAGTTCCCCCACCACATTTGATAAATTTCATTTCTCTATACTGTAGTTTTAATAACTTTGAAATGCCTGAACTGAAATGATGTTGAGGTATTTTCCTATTCATTGATTGCTTGGGTGAACATTGTTGACTTCTGGAATTGGGTTGATGACTCAATATCAAATTTACAGATTTGTTTTAACCTTGAGTgcacttaaatattaaaagcATTTTTGCTGCACAAGTTGATTTAATTATGGTTATACCATGAAAGTGGTGAttgaaaattaatgttttacCTCTTTGTGGATCTCCTACAGGTCTTGCCATTTGGTTCTGTTCCCCTAAAAACCTATCTTCCTGATGGAGATATTGACTTGACTGCTCTTAGTCATGAAGATGCAGAGGAGGATCTGGCACAGTCAGTATTGAATGCACTTCAAAGTGTAGATGACCCTGAATACCAAGTAAAAGACATACAAGATATACGGGCACAGGTTTAGAAACAATTTTTCTTAAACTGCTATAATTACTGGCTTTTATATTAAAGAATTAATCCTTTTCTGTGATTGACCTTATTTGAAGTGGTGTTTAATGTTCTTGTTGTCAAAGGATATCTTCTTAGCTTTGTTATTAGACTTACCTTTTTTATGTTTGGGCTCCAGGTCCGGCTTTTGAAATGTACAGTGAAAAATATAGCAGTTGACATCTCTTTCAATCAGATGGCTGGACTTTATACTCTACGTTTCTTGGAGCAGGtatttgtattaattaatatttaccCCTAATTGGTGTTTGATTTCTACATACCATGTGCTCTGTTTCTGTGTTTCAGATGTCATGTAAGGAACACCATAAAAAAATTCCATGTCTCCATTCAGTCAGCTTGCTGTTTAGTGGTCTCAACGTTGACTTAATTGTTTACTTAGCCCCTTTCCATTCTCTTACTCCATTCACTTtcttgaaaaacatctttcaaaTACTTGTTGATCTCTATCCTTCTAATGAAATTCTACTATTACTTCATTTTTAATTGCAAACAGAAATTTTGCCCATGTTCtgattaaattcattttttttaagtttatattcaggctttgctaattttgttaattggaaatattttaggttgaccAACTTGTTGGAAAGAACCATATTTTCAAGCGCAGTATTATCTTAATCAAAGCTTGGTGCTATTATGAGAGCAGACTGCTTGGTGGACACCACGGCTTGTTATCGACATATGCGATAGAAATATTAGTCTTGTATATTATCAATCGTTTTCACTCTTCAGTGCGTGGTCCTCTAGAGGTGAGTCACGTCTTCCATCAATAATATTCTATGCACCCTTTCAGCATCTGTATTTAAACTTCCAAGAATAAAAACACTGAATTACTACTACTAGCAGGTGCTATTCATATTCTTAGACTACTATGGCTCATTTGATTGGGACCATAATTATGTTAGTATATGGGGTCCAAAGGCCTTATCCTCCCTTCCAGAAATTGCTGGTAAGTGTTGCAATGTGTAAGCAGTTGGATGCATTTTCAATCTTCAGTCCTTGATATACTCATACTCGCTTGCTTGTCGCAGAGACACCAGAATGCGATCAGGGTGAATTCTTGCTCCAGAAAGAGTTTCTCAGAAACTACAGGAATATGTGTTCTTTTCCAGCAAGGGCATCTGAGCCTACAGCCCATGAATTTCCTGTCAAGTTCATGAACATCTTGGATCCTCTTAGAAATGACAACAATCTAGGTCGCAGTGTAAACATAGGTAATTTATTTTTCCTACTAAAGTTTATGGATACTTTACACCTTCAACATGGTAACAAAAAAAAGCATATGAATTATGGTATGCATACACACTTTAATTGCTTGAGCTTCCATTCTTCATAATAATTACAGGACTTGTGGTATTTAGTAGATCCAAATTTTACCCTATGGAAAGTTTTTTAGTTAAGAAGATCTTTACGTTTAAGAACATCTACAAGTTCACGACAACTCAGCAGACTGGTGAAAATGCATCAAAGATTAGTTAAAtatcattatatatattgatatcTGATATATTGATATCCGAAGTTTTATATATGATACTGAAATAGTTAGAGATTTTGATGTTTCATGATATTTAACACTATAgtggttttgtttttaaaatttatggttTTCTTCCACTTATTTGCCTTCCTTTTTACATACCTGCAGCCAGTTTACATCGACTAAGATTTGCTCTCTCCTATGGTGCTCGAAAACTTAAGCAGACCCTCACACTTCCGGGAGAAAACATGGGTGCAGCACTAGAAAAGTTTTTCTTCAGCACTCTGGACCGGAATGGGAAAGGAGAAAGGGCAGATGTTGATGTTCCGGTTTCTCCATTTGGTACTGGAAGATCTGAAGAGTGTGTCCTCCGTGGAGATTGTGAAAGTTACTATGGTGGCTTACAATATATTCAGCTGTATCGTAACTATGCCATGCCAGTATCTGTACATTCCAGTTCTCCTTCAAGGCCTTCTCAGGATGATATCCTTGCATTATCGAGGCAGCAAAACTGGAGTATGTTTTACCAAGGCGGTACAGATGTATATATCCCAGGACAAACACTTTATCATCCAACTTACAGCCTTGAAGAAGGAGGGAAATCACGTGGAACAGGCACATACATCCCTGACTCGGTATAATGTCTTTCTTCTGAAACTTTATCTATATAGGCCTTGTTTGGATAAATTTTCCATAGACACACTTATACAAGAGAAGAAAATAGAAAGTAAACTAATGCAcgtaattttaataaaagtttttttttatttttcttctccaAAAGCTAAGATGCATAAGATGATTATAGCTTATAGAGAAGCTCAATATACTTTATCTTATTTTCTCTTCTTACAAGTGTTTATGGAGAAGTTTAGTTAAATAGAACCTTATATTGTGATAATAAAACACTATATCATCCCCAAAATGGTTGAATCTTGCAGAACTATAATTCCTACTGGGGTATACGTACAAGGGTGAACAGGCCAAGGAGATATACTTCTACAAAGCACATTTCAATGCCCAAATCACCTCCGAAGATGCAACAAGAGGAGGAGGTTCACTATGAGACAGACATGAGTAATGGTGATTCAGATTCAAGGCTTTTTGATCTCTCGAACGAAGATTTCCCCCTTCTTCCATGCAATTGCAAGGCTACACAGTCAACACAAGCCCAAGGGTGTGCTCCATTAGCCAAGATTGATTCTGAGACAGGAATTTATGGTAATTCGAGTATGTCTGAGCCTTCAAATGAAGATTTCTCCCTTCCATTAGTAAAGGTTCATTCTGAGACAGACATGGATGACAGTACTCCACAGTTGTTTGAACTCTTTAAAGAAGACTTCCCCCTTCTTCCAAAGGTTTGTTCTGCGACCCAAATGGGGGGTAGTTCAACGTCAGTTGAGCTCTCAACGAAAGATTTCCCCTttcttcaaagccatcacaaaaCCGTCTGCTCACAGTCTGGTCAGTTAACTAAGCAAGACAGGAGTTCCTCATGCCCAAAAGACTCTAAATGGAAGAGTATTAAGTTTGGCTCTTTCAAGAAATCACAATCACTGAAAGAACCAAGTTTGTCGACAAGGGATGAGAAAGAAGATTGTGGTGTTTCATTATCAGAAAAAGCTGTAATTGTAGTTCCGAAGGTGGCAACGGAGAGGAAAGAGAAATCTGGCGAGGGCAATGAGAAGATGTATTGAACGTGTTAACATAGGTATTTTGTAGGATATACATGAGCAGAGTAAGTGGAAAATAATAGTGTCAAGTcaactttttcttccttttcttttatctttggaGATGTATATTTGGGAGAAACATGAATTTGTTGGTAGTGATATCCTAGAACTTGGTGGGATGAAACAATTGGTAGGAGAGTTGTTCACCAATTTTGTCTTATCTAAGTGTCGGTAGTATACCATTACTCTGGGACAGAATGATAATGACAACTCCCTTTTAATTTAACATCCGTATGAAACTGTTATTCTTTTGATCGTTTATGAGCCACTTATTATGCTTCTATTTAGATTGGTAATAAAGAAGGGAACAATCGGATCAAATGTAATCAGATGGAAGGTATTACAATGGAATAAAAGAAAGGGGGAAAGGAAGATTTTTTATCCTCGGCATAAAACTTGTTTCAGATTTGGTCTGGATTACTACATTAAATAAACAAGTAGGTCTAGTTCAGGTCTAGCTACAAATGGCAATGTGGAGCGAACCTATTAATTTAGCATGTTGATCTCTTTAGGTTTGTCCCTTGACCCGTTTAGGTTTGTCCGCATACTCGTATACTCGTAGTCTCTGTGGATCAACAACAAAACAGGACAGATTGAACAAAACAGGATAGATTAATTCGATGGCCtgcataaataaaaagtaattattttatttttttttaaaagaaagtcATACTCCACTATCCATTATTACAATgtgacttttattttattttatttttaaacaaaatttaatgtactaaaaaaaatatattttattttaatcatttaaaaaaattaatattaagagTGACAATGAATTCAGTTATAAGGAAAGTcttatgtttaaaatttattaataataaaaaatatagaaaagagatttcaataagatactcattaaaaaattagttattttcattaaaatattttgtagcaaaactttgataaaatattatgatatatttatatatatatatataaaatagatgcaaaataaaattttaattattttcaatcaaaccttctaacattttttaagaatgaaaatataaaaagaatatttaagaaactaaaataaacATCGGGATCCAAAAATTACACGTACGGAACATTTTGTAATGAAATTATTTCATGATAcatgtaataattaattttaaaaacaagttGGAATCATTTTAAAAAAGCAACGGAACcagttataatatttaattagtataCTACATTCTTaagaaaatatattcatttattttaagttttaaaaagttGTTTTTCGTAAAAAgttcttatttataataaaaaaagtcaaaatttAAGTATCCTTATATTTACTTAAAAGAGTTTAATTTTACGTCGTAAATACAgataaattatattatcataataattctttcaatatttaataaaagaaaaacattaacAACTTATTTCTAGATACACTCGTTTAAAATTCTGTttactattatttataattaataacagTAAATAGATACTTTTTATTTGtcgaaaaacataaaatatcattaatatttatcAAATAACTAGCTAAATTTGGGGTTTAATTTTAATAACTGTAAGTTTGAATTTTTGCCCtgttaattcattaaaaaatattttatatattttaagaataattATCAGTTACATAAAAATCCACAATTGAatgagaattttaaaaaatcagcagaaataaaaatattataattataaaattaaaataatatattaaaatatcaacTGAGTAAATCTGTTTCAATTATAACTTTAAAAACAATTACTATTTTTGTTATTGATAAATTTCATTGCAGAAACAATATTAATTCATTTGGACCGTCATTAATTAATTTGGTTCATCACTAattaaatttctattattaattaatcaataaaaataatatcaatcatAATAATAGTACATAACAATTAATAATGTAgttttttaactgttttttatacataattttCACTCTAATAAACACAACCaattttattgatattataatatttaagaaattagTAAAAGTGAAGTgtagttattttaataaaagcatttaagtaattaaaatattataaaatatttatttttttcagatattattttatagctccaataaataatattttgtactTTACTAATCTACAGTGAtactttactttttattattagatTAGATGTAGATAGTgtgttttcattattattaatagttataattgagcccattaaattttgttaaaaaaagtgTCTGAACAGAGGTATGTCCCTACTACCAAACATTTCTCTTGGAAGCAAAGTCTGGTTTTGACTATGGATCTGAAGCCACTAACTGTTTTGGCCATTACCAAACCCCATTTCAATTAACTCTAATCAATTCCATTTTTCAGAGTGTTTTAAGTGTTTTACTACCAAATCTCTTTTGCTACCTCACTCACCGCTCTACACATATCACAACAATACCAAGCATTCCATTCTTCTGCATCTCACTGCTCTTCCTCACAACCATAATCCTTCTCCTTCCTCACTTTCTTACTTTCCTTTCCTGCTTACCTCACCATTCACTCTCTTTCTACCCTAAATCACTCAATCGATCTAAATTTCTCCCAAATCGTAAACTCCTTTGGCTCAATTCACTCAATTCTCCCCCCTGCTCCGCTGTCGGCTCCTGGGTGGGGTAAAGTTGTCGTTTTTATCTTCTGGGTATGTCTGGTTCTGCTGTTTCAACgtcttcttcttttttgttgttgatGTCATTTGGGTGTTGGCTGATTCCCCTTCTGATTGGTGTTTTGAAATTGGGGATGCTTCTTTTTGTTTCGGATTGGATTTGGTTTTTCAGGTTTTGGAGCAAAGACGAAGATGGGCGAGGGAGAGCGTTTCCAGCTGGGAACTGTGGGCGCGTTGACTCTTTCTGTGGTCTCATCTGTGTCCATTGTGATTTGCAATAAGGCGTTGATGAGTTCATTGCATTTCATTTTCGGTAAAATAACTTCCCTCTTGATTGTTGTTGCAAGCTTGTACCcttgttttgttttctatttttgcCACTTTTTTGTGTCTTTCATTTCTTCCTTTACTAACCTACTTGTTCCGTCAGTGTTTGTGTGATTTCGTGTGTGCTATTACAATTGAAGATTCATAATTTTAACCCTTCCCTTCCTCTTGCCTCTTTTGTTGGAACTGGAAGTTGATCCATTGTACTTGCTGCTACTCCTTGTGATGTATTTTGCCAGCGATCTAGACTATGCACTCACCTAGGGTGTGTCTGGTTGGCTATTTAGGTGGAAGTTTATAATGAAAATTACGCCATACTTGCTTCTTTCAACATGAGAAggtggaaaagaaaatgtttttcGTTATCACTTTTGGTTGACAATCATTTTCCACCAACTCAACTGCCCATGCCCTTAGAGAAACTAGAAGTGTTAGTTGGAGATTGGATTTGTCGAATTTTACAATTTGTCATGTTGCCTTTATGTCTAGAATTTAGTTTCCTGAATACTATATGCGGAAATTGATATGATCTGTTGGATTGTTGATATCCCTTCTTtgtctaaattaaatattgCCACTTTGGACGTATCTATTGTCTGTATTCGCTAGGCGTTACCAAGTTaagtattttgttttctttaccTCTTTCTCTGCAATCTATACAACTGCTTAGTAATGTGAATAATATATAAGTTGCCAGGTAAAAATTATAgtcattgattttgttttctGGAAGTATCTAAACATTAGATATTACTTATCATTattgtgttttttaatttaCCTATTTTATGTCCTATTGACAAAGAACGTAAACTTATCTCCTTTGAAATTTGGTTTATGATATGGTTTAGGTTATTTCCATCTATCTGTGTGCAAATTTGAGCTTTAATGTTTACACTTCAATATATGTTTTTGAAATTTGTCCTTTTATATTTGCAGCTAC harbors:
- the LOC137820952 gene encoding uncharacterized protein → MDDRRENLLSSTLPSQLLSIDEELWQMAEERAQEILWTIEPNVLSEVNRKDVIDYVQKLIRGCYGSEVLPFGSVPLKTYLPDGDIDLTALSHEDAEEDLAQSVLNALQSVDDPEYQVKDIQDIRAQVRLLKCTVKNIAVDISFNQMAGLYTLRFLEQVDQLVGKNHIFKRSIILIKAWCYYESRLLGGHHGLLSTYAIEILVLYIINRFHSSVRGPLEVLFIFLDYYGSFDWDHNYVSIWGPKALSSLPEIAETPECDQGEFLLQKEFLRNYRNMCSFPARASEPTAHEFPVKFMNILDPLRNDNNLGRSVNIASLHRLRFALSYGARKLKQTLTLPGENMGAALEKFFFSTLDRNGKGERADVDVPVSPFGTGRSEECVLRGDCESYYGGLQYIQLYRNYAMPVSVHSSSPSRPSQDDILALSRQQNWSMFYQGGTDVYIPGQTLYHPTYSLEEGGKSRGTGTYIPDSNYNSYWGIRTRVNRPRRYTSTKHISMPKSPPKMQQEEEVHYETDMSNGDSDSRLFDLSNEDFPLLPCNCKATQSTQAQGCAPLAKIDSETGIYGNSSMSEPSNEDFSLPLVKVHSETDMDDSTPQLFELFKEDFPLLPKVCSATQMGGSSTSVELSTKDFPFLQSHHKTVCSQSGQLTKQDRSSSCPKDSKWKSIKFGSFKKSQSLKEPSLSTRDEKEDCGVSLSEKAVIVVPKVATERKEKSGEGNEKMY